Proteins from one Chiloscyllium punctatum isolate Juve2018m chromosome 4, sChiPun1.3, whole genome shotgun sequence genomic window:
- the LOC140476070 gene encoding ovarian cancer G-protein coupled receptor 1-like, protein MSNCTVDHEIHQILFPAVYIGVFIIGLPTNLLSLYHSYLQIRQKNELGIYLCNLTISDLLYLLSLPLWIQYMLQHDDWQHSRELCIFSGLLLYQNIYISIGFLCFIAINRYLVVAYPLKFKFIHSRKAALLISILIWLKEIAVCTIYMGSKVLSKDEGNDTLCFEHYPLRLKDKYLNIYKLSIGFGLPLILFLYSYFKLLKVVQNLRGSERQRKLRIKKLVSGIIIIFLVCFAPYHIFLMVRSIFEYDCPFADSIFEVYHVGLLLMSFNCVADPILYCFVSPSSKGWLARFLDPVSKLLSCAKRQTITDENLSLN, encoded by the coding sequence ATGAGCAACTGCACTGTTGACCACGAAATCCACCAGATCCTGTTTCCCGCCGTCTACATTGGGGTCTTCATCATTGGCCTCCCGACcaacctcctgtccctgtatcacagCTACCTACAGATCAGGCAGAAGAATGAGCTGGGaatctatctctgtaatctgacCATCTCAGACCTTTTGTACCTCCTTTCCTTACCTTTGTGGATTCAGTACATGCTGCAGCACGATGACTGGCAACATTCTCGGGAACTTTGCATCTTCAGCGGTCTGCTCCTCTACCAGAATATTTACATCAGTATTGGCTTCCTCTGCTTCATTGCCATTAATCGCTACCTTGTTGTGGCTTACCCTCTGAAATTTAAATTCATACACAGCAGGAAGGCTGCTTTGCTCATCAGTATTCTCATCTGGCTCAAGGAGATAGCTGTCTGCACCATTTACATGGGCTCCAAGGTTCTCAGTAAAGACGAGGGGAATGATACCCTGTGTTTCGAACATTATCCTCTGCGCCTAAAGgacaaatatttaaatatttacaAACTCTCCATTGGCTTTGGTCTCCCTTTGATTTTATTCCTCTACTCTTACTTTAAACTGTTGAAGGTTGTGCAAAATCTCCGTGGGTCTGAACGACAGCGGAAATTAAGAATAAAAAAGTTAGTATCTGGGATAATCATAATTTTCCTGGTTTGCTTTGCCCCTTATCACATTTTCCTGATGGTCCGAAGCATATTTGAGTACGACTGTCCCTTTGCTGACAGTATTTTTGAGGTTTACCATGTCGGGCTGCTGCTGATGAGCTTCAACTGTGTGGCCGACCCCATCTTGTACTGTTTTGTCTCTCCAAGTTCAAAGGGTTGGTTAGCAAGGTTTCTCGATCCTGTTAGCAAGCTCCTTTCTTGTGCAAAAAGACAAACAATCACAGATGAAAACCTCAGTTTGAATTAA
- the LOC140475908 gene encoding ovarian cancer G-protein coupled receptor 1-like, with the protein MAEVGANDPRDGDVGMVVGEDKGDPITVVRRKRVAESEVCEMDWTWLRALSITVLGKPRLRKKVEISEAPMSKLTSSEQLQEMEELGDWNRDSDGAPLLTSNCSIDHIIHQILFPAVYIGVFIIGLLINLLSLYHSYLQIKKKNELGIYLCNLTISDLLYLLSLPLWIQYMLQHDDWQYSRELCIFSGLLLYQNIYISIGFLCFIAINRYLVVAYPLKFKFIHSRKAALFISILIWLKEIAVCTIYMGSKVLSKDEGNDTLCFEHYPLRLKDRYLNIYKLSIGFGLPLILFLSSYFKLLKVVHNLRGSERQRKLRIKKLVSGIIIIFLVCFAPYHIFLMVRSIFEYDCPFADSIFEVYHVGLLLMSFNCVADPILYCFVSPSSKGWLAKFLNPVSKLLSCAKRQTITDENLSLN; encoded by the exons ATGGCAGAAGTGGGAGCTAATGATCCTCGGGATGGGGATGTTGGTATGGTGgtgggtgaggacaagggggaccctaTTACTGTTGTGAGAAGGAAGAGAGTGGCTGAGAGTGAAGTGTGTGAGATGGATTGGACCTGGCTGAGGGCTCTGTCAATTACGGTGCTGGGGAAgcctcggttgaggaagaaggtggagatTTCAGAGGCCCCTATGTCAAAGTTAACATCATCAGAACAGCTACaagagatggaggaactgggagatTGGAATAGAGACTCTGATGGTGCTCCTcttttaacaag CAACTGCAGTATCGACCACATTATCCACCAGATCCTGTTTCCCGCCGTCTACATTGGGGTCTTCATTATTGGCCTCCTGATtaacctcctgtccctgtatcacagCTACCTACAGATCAAGAAGAAGAATGAGCTGGGaatctatctctgtaatctgacCATCTCAGACCTTTTGTACCTCCTTTCCTTACCTTTGTGGATTCAGTACATGCTGCAGCACGATGACTGGCAATATTCTCGGGAACTTTGCATCTTCAGCGGTCTGCTTCTCTACCAGAATATTTACATCAGTATTGGCTTCCTCTGCTTCATTGCCATTAACCGCTACCTTGTTGTGGCTTACCCTCTGAAATTTAAATTCATACACAGCAGGAAGGCAGCTTTGTTCATCAGTATTCTCATCTGGCTCAAGGAGATAGCTGTCTGCACCATTTACATGGGCTCCAAGGTTCTCAGTAAAGACGAGGGGAATGACACCCTGTGCTTTGAACATTATCCTCTGCGCCTAAAGGACAGATATTTAAATATTTACAAACTCTCCATTGGCTTTGGTCTCCCTTTGATTTTATTCCTCTCCTCTTACTTTAAACTGTTGAAGGTTGTGCACAATCTCCGTGGGTCTGAACGACAGCGGAAATTAAGAATAAAAAAGTTAGTATCTGGGATAATCATAATTTTCCTGGTTTGCTTTGCCCCTTATCACATTTTCCTGATGGTCCGAAGCATATTTGAGTACGACTGTCCCTTTGCTGACAGTATTTTTGAGGTTTACCATGTCGGGCTGCTGCTGATGAGCTTCAACTGTGTGGCCGACCCCATCTTGTACTGTTTTGTCTCTCCAAGTTCAAAGGGTTGGTTAGCAAAGTTTCTCAATCCTGTTAGCAAGCTCCTTTCTTGTGCAAAAAGACAAACAATCACAGATGAAAACCTCAGTTTGAATTAA